GACCGGCCGCGCCTCATCGGGCTGGGGTTTGGTGGGGAGTTCGTGGCCGAAGTCCGCGAGGAGTCGGTTGATACTGCGGGCCATTACTGGTGTCCCGTGGTGAGGCTGACCCCGAGGGGGAGGGTGGCGGTGACGAAGGCAAGGTCTTGGGACATGTCGAGGCGCTGCGGGGCCATGCCGCCGCGGCGGATCGCCGCATCCAGCCGGCGGCCGAACTCTGCCACCGGGGCAGTCCCGGGGATGGTGACGGAGCAGAGCGCGTAGGGGTGGCTCATGGTGGCGCCCATCGCGAGCTGCACCTCGACCCGGTCCAGTTTTGCCTGCCGGCGGTGGTCCTTGGCGCCGGTGCGGACCCCGAGCCGGTCCTTCAACCCTTGCCCGAGGCTCTGGCCAAACTCCTGTTGCGCCGCCTTCCGATCCGCGGCCGATTGCTTCTCGATCGGGAAAACTACCGCCACACTACGCCGCTCCACAGACTCGCTGGGTGCAAGGACGTGTCCCCAGCCGCCCATCGTCGCGCCACGCTCGGGCAGCTTCACCGTCGCAGTGACCGTCGCCCACGCATCATGCGCATAATGCCGCACGGCGGTGTACGCCTGGGACGGGCCGGCCAACGCCCACGGCACGGAAGCATTGACCGAAGCATCTGCGTTGGCGTCGTGGGCGGCGGCAACGAGGCCGGCGCGGTCGCCGGGGGCGAACCCCAACCGCACGACCTGCGCCAACTCTGGGGAGGTGAGCCAGGTGACATCGCGGGCGCCCATGGGGCCGGTGACTACTGCTCCGATCTCGGCCGCCAGGGACAGGAGGGTGTTCATCCGGCCATCGGTGGCGCCGCCCATGTGGCGCGCCTCTCTGCTGAGCCTGTTGTCGGGGATAACGAGGGTGATGAACGCTTCGGTGCGGACCCCGGCCTGGGACCAGCGCAGGTGCTCGATCTGCGTCGCCACGGACGTGACGGGGGCATCGGGGGTGAGGTTGGCGCGGAGCCACAGTTCCCGCTCGGTGCAGTCGTCGGGTGTGGTGCGCACCATCAGGTGGATCTCTGAGATCAGCTCGCCTCGGGCGGCGGTGTCCAGCAGTTCGGTGAGGCCGTCGGCGTACCGGTTGCACAGGGCGTCGGTGGCCATCGCGATCCCGTCGTGCTCGATTCGGGCAGTGATCGCCCACGTCCGCGCCGCGCGGTGCTTGATCACCGCGATCCGGCGCTGGGCCAGGCCGACCGGTGGGCCGTCGAACACTTCGACCCCGGTCAGCGCGCCGGGCATGTCCAGCTCGTTCAGGTCACGGAGAGTGCCGGTGGCGGCTTTCGACCGGAAGGTGAGCCAGCCGTTGAGGCCGGCGACGGCGAACGCGGCGGCGGTGGCGAGCCAGCCGACTGCCGGGCGGCCGCCGAGGGGGACGACGGTGAGGAACAGCAGCAGCAGCCACACCGGCACCCACATGAGCCCGGCTAGCCAGCGCTGCGAGCTGATCGCCATCCAGGCGGGGAACGTCGCGACCGACAGGAACAGCAGTTGGGGGACGGTCAGGCCCCAGATCACGCCGGCCTTCGGGGTGGTGAACGCGTCAAAGGTTCGTGCCGCCACTGTGGTCCTCCGCTTCTCTCACAGCCGCATGGGGCGGCGCCGCACGCTGCGGCTGGGTTGGTGTCGCGGCGCCGGGCTGCGCCGGACGAGACTGTGTCGGGGTGCGGCGGATGTCGCCGGCTGGGTCGTACGGATAAGACGGGTCCCCCGCCCCCATCCCGGCAGTGGTGTCGTTGACCAGTCCCGTGGCGCGGGCGCCGACCTGCTGGAACCCGTC
The DNA window shown above is from Tessaracoccus defluvii and carries:
- a CDS encoding SCO6880 family protein codes for the protein MAARTFDAFTTPKAGVIWGLTVPQLLFLSVATFPAWMAISSQRWLAGLMWVPVWLLLLFLTVVPLGGRPAVGWLATAAAFAVAGLNGWLTFRSKAATGTLRDLNELDMPGALTGVEVFDGPPVGLAQRRIAVIKHRAARTWAITARIEHDGIAMATDALCNRYADGLTELLDTAARGELISEIHLMVRTTPDDCTERELWLRANLTPDAPVTSVATQIEHLRWSQAGVRTEAFITLVIPDNRLSREARHMGGATDGRMNTLLSLAAEIGAVVTGPMGARDVTWLTSPELAQVVRLGFAPGDRAGLVAAAHDANADASVNASVPWALAGPSQAYTAVRHYAHDAWATVTATVKLPERGATMGGWGHVLAPSESVERRSVAVVFPIEKQSAADRKAAQQEFGQSLGQGLKDRLGVRTGAKDHRRQAKLDRVEVQLAMGATMSHPYALCSVTIPGTAPVAEFGRRLDAAIRRGGMAPQRLDMSQDLAFVTATLPLGVSLTTGHQ